In the genome of Spirochaetia bacterium, one region contains:
- a CDS encoding UPF0158 family protein: MSDNVSVKKPTMPLLTDMLLESIIFAMENQKQISFLDLEDGKVVAFDKNQAPLQKKGRYLALPGWGPADGFHLMELFASTVKNDIYARKLDQALHHGRGVFRKFKDVLRDQPLLEKQWYAFKDAKMKAVATNWYTRNQGTVSVVKLEEEFEELPDDLLIEDFSIEETIDDSLRPEFKKLKDSVLATLPRLDRLMVEKQIASFTETDKFYALTPERMLVGFLEYGYLASDVVELICYGVAAEFTDLGVFHLLFDRFSRTMARKGVSAIIIDFSTNGECLTRMFDDIKVLCDSRRLAISPASWNENRISTELLEV; this comes from the coding sequence ATGTCTGACAATGTTTCAGTGAAAAAGCCTACGATGCCGTTATTGACCGATATGCTTTTGGAGTCGATTATATTTGCCATGGAAAATCAAAAGCAGATAAGTTTTTTAGATCTGGAAGATGGCAAGGTCGTTGCTTTTGACAAAAACCAAGCTCCTTTGCAGAAAAAGGGGCGTTATTTGGCTTTGCCTGGTTGGGGACCTGCAGATGGTTTCCATTTGATGGAACTCTTTGCTTCTACGGTAAAAAATGACATCTATGCACGGAAACTTGACCAAGCATTGCATCATGGCCGAGGTGTGTTCCGTAAATTCAAGGATGTGCTGCGTGACCAGCCTTTATTGGAGAAACAATGGTATGCATTTAAAGATGCCAAGATGAAAGCTGTTGCTACAAACTGGTATACAAGGAATCAAGGAACGGTTTCCGTAGTCAAGCTAGAGGAAGAATTTGAAGAATTGCCGGATGACTTGCTTATTGAAGACTTTTCCATCGAAGAGACTATTGATGATTCTCTCCGGCCAGAATTCAAAAAGTTGAAAGACAGCGTATTGGCTACATTGCCAAGGCTTGACCGTCTGATGGTGGAAAAACAGATAGCAAGTTTTACAGAGACGGATAAGTTTTATGCATTGACACCTGAGCGTATGTTGGTAGGTTTTCTGGAATATGGATATCTGGCTTCAGACGTCGTTGAATTGATTTGCTATGGGGTTGCTGCGGAATTTACTGATTTAGGGGTATTCCATTTGCTGTTTGACCGTTTTTCCCGCACTATGGCAAGGAAAGGGGTATCTGCTATCATTATTGATTTTTCGACGAATGGAGAATGCCTTACCCGGATGTTTGACGACATAAAGGTCCTTTGTGATTCCAGAAGATTGGCAATTTCGCCGGCTTCTTGGAATGAAAATAGAATTTCAACTGAATTATTGGAAGTTTGA
- the eno gene encoding phosphopyruvate hydratase, protein MSAIDYIEGREILDSRGNPTVEVDVILDDGSMGRAAVPSGASTGVHEAVELRDGDKNRYMGKGVLKAVANVNDTIAPALEGLDALDQLSIDRTMIEMDGTENKSKLGANAILGVSMAVARAAADSLGLPLFSYLGSFHACTLPVPMSNILNGGAHSDNKVDFQEFMIMPIGAPSIREAIRMNAEVFHNLKAVLKKRGYNTSVGDEGGFAPDLQSNEEALEVIMEAIKKAGYKTGRDADYMIALDPAASELYDEDSKTYTLKWSTGEKLTSDQMVDMWEDWCNRYPIISLEDGMAEDDWEGWKKLTDRLGKKIQLVGDDLFVTNTQRLKKGIEMGVANSILIKLNQIGTLTETFEAIEMAKRNGYTAVVSHRSGETEDNFIADLVVALETGQIKTGSMSRSDRLAKYNQLMRIEDYLGDSAKYAGKDAFKIL, encoded by the coding sequence ATGAGCGCAATTGACTACATTGAAGGACGAGAAATCCTTGATTCACGTGGCAATCCGACAGTCGAGGTCGATGTCATTCTCGACGATGGTTCTATGGGCCGTGCCGCAGTACCCTCAGGTGCTTCTACAGGTGTCCATGAAGCAGTAGAGCTTCGTGACGGTGATAAAAATCGCTATATGGGCAAGGGAGTTCTCAAGGCCGTAGCAAATGTAAACGACACCATCGCTCCAGCTCTTGAAGGTCTCGATGCTCTTGATCAGCTTTCAATTGACCGAACCATGATTGAAATGGATGGAACCGAAAACAAAAGCAAGTTAGGCGCCAACGCAATACTTGGAGTTTCGATGGCAGTTGCAAGAGCTGCTGCAGATTCATTGGGTCTGCCGTTGTTCTCTTACCTCGGATCCTTCCACGCCTGCACGCTTCCCGTACCGATGTCCAACATCCTCAATGGCGGAGCACATAGCGACAACAAAGTGGATTTTCAGGAATTCATGATCATGCCTATCGGAGCACCTTCCATCAGGGAAGCAATCCGAATGAATGCTGAAGTCTTCCACAATCTCAAGGCTGTACTGAAGAAGCGTGGTTATAACACCAGCGTCGGTGATGAAGGTGGTTTTGCCCCTGATCTCCAGTCCAATGAAGAAGCACTTGAAGTCATCATGGAAGCTATCAAGAAAGCAGGATACAAGACTGGCCGTGATGCTGATTACATGATTGCACTTGATCCGGCAGCTTCAGAACTCTATGACGAAGACTCAAAGACCTACACTCTCAAATGGTCCACAGGTGAAAAGCTCACCAGCGACCAGATGGTTGACATGTGGGAAGACTGGTGTAACAGATATCCGATCATTTCACTGGAAGACGGCATGGCTGAAGACGATTGGGAAGGCTGGAAGAAACTTACCGACAGACTAGGCAAGAAAATTCAGCTGGTAGGCGATGACTTGTTTGTTACCAACACCCAGAGACTGAAGAAAGGCATTGAAATGGGTGTAGCCAATTCCATTCTGATCAAGCTTAATCAGATTGGTACGCTTACCGAAACCTTTGAGGCCATCGAAATGGCAAAACGCAACGGCTATACCGCTGTTGTATCTCACAGATCCGGTGAAACAGAAGACAATTTCATTGCAGACCTTGTAGTAGCACTCGAAACTGGGCAGATCAAGACCGGTTCAATGAGCCGCTCAGACAGGCTTGCAAAATATAACCAGCTGATGAGAATCGAAGACTATCTCGGTGATTCTGCAAAATATGCAGGAAAAGATGCTTTCAAGATTCTTTAG
- a CDS encoding calcium/sodium antiporter, with amino-acid sequence MIENLMGRIIVALPDGIWGIVALFAIIAVSLVILSKAADMLVDEAVSLSVRWGVPKMIIGATIVSLGTTLPEVTVSVVSALNGIPDLAMGNAVGSIICDTGMILGIAALIKPLPFEKKVINRQSWMQFAAGLLLVLTAFLAGRNGNIFTDGGQIPQFVGWIYLGLLALYIWFSIRQARKDRHVKNSEDTAGESAGPVASTWQIMVKLLLGMFLVIISSKVLIPAVQEVAIRLHVPQTVIAATLVAFGTSLPELVTAIASTRRGHGDLAIGNIMGADILNVLFVVGCAASVTKGGLLVDARFFRLLFPVMLFVLIIFKGSVLLSKKTLKRPVGMVLLVAYIAGTIASYFMG; translated from the coding sequence GTGATAGAAAATCTGATGGGACGGATCATAGTAGCACTTCCTGATGGAATCTGGGGTATTGTTGCTCTGTTTGCCATAATTGCAGTTTCCTTGGTCATCCTGAGCAAGGCTGCAGACATGTTGGTTGATGAAGCGGTTTCCCTTTCGGTCCGTTGGGGAGTACCCAAGATGATTATCGGTGCTACGATAGTTTCCTTGGGAACGACGCTTCCCGAGGTGACGGTATCGGTTGTGTCTGCTTTGAACGGGATTCCTGATCTTGCCATGGGAAATGCCGTTGGTTCAATAATCTGTGATACCGGTATGATATTGGGTATTGCGGCCTTGATCAAGCCTCTGCCATTTGAGAAGAAAGTAATCAACAGACAGAGTTGGATGCAGTTCGCTGCAGGTCTGTTGCTTGTCCTTACTGCTTTTTTGGCCGGACGAAACGGGAATATCTTTACTGACGGTGGTCAGATTCCACAATTTGTCGGGTGGATATATCTTGGGCTGCTTGCCTTGTATATCTGGTTTTCCATCAGACAGGCAAGAAAAGACAGACATGTGAAAAACAGTGAGGATACGGCAGGGGAATCGGCTGGGCCGGTAGCTTCTACGTGGCAGATCATGGTCAAACTGTTGTTAGGAATGTTTCTGGTCATCATATCTTCCAAGGTGCTGATCCCTGCGGTCCAGGAAGTTGCTATACGGCTGCATGTTCCTCAGACTGTCATCGCGGCTACGCTTGTTGCCTTCGGTACCAGCCTTCCTGAACTTGTGACGGCAATAGCTTCTACAAGGAGGGGCCATGGAGATTTGGCAATTGGCAATATTATGGGAGCTGATATTCTCAATGTCCTTTTTGTAGTTGGATGTGCAGCGTCGGTAACCAAAGGTGGCCTGCTTGTAGATGCCCGTTTTTTCCGGCTCCTGTTTCCTGTCATGCTCTTTGTGCTCATTATTTTCAAAGGGTCAGTGCTTCTTTCGAAAAAGACATTGAAAAGGCCTGTCGGTATGGTTCTTCTTGTTGCCTATATTGCCGGAACAATTGCAAGTTACTTCATGGGGTAG
- a CDS encoding recombination regulator RecX encodes MQLLAAREHSVFELRLKLGKRQFGTMEIEKTLAYLQEKGYVSDFRFAKVFIRSRLRRKPEGKAIVLERLKQKGVCRAVCDAAWQEEVDEATEASLLDRAVRLAIKKYGKDCQKQLAYLVRSGFPYAKAKRELSELSERKDV; translated from the coding sequence ATGCAATTGTTGGCGGCACGCGAACATTCTGTCTTTGAACTTCGCCTGAAATTGGGCAAAAGGCAATTCGGGACCATGGAAATTGAAAAAACCTTGGCATATCTGCAGGAAAAGGGTTATGTGAGCGATTTTCGTTTTGCCAAGGTATTCATTCGTTCCCGATTACGAAGGAAACCGGAAGGAAAAGCCATTGTCTTGGAAAGGTTGAAACAAAAGGGTGTCTGTAGGGCTGTCTGTGATGCAGCATGGCAAGAGGAAGTGGACGAAGCTACCGAAGCCAGTCTACTGGACAGGGCTGTCCGGCTTGCAATCAAGAAGTATGGCAAGGATTGCCAGAAGCAATTGGCGTACTTGGTCCGGAGTGGTTTTCCCTACGCCAAGGCAAAGCGAGAATTGTCTGAATTATCGGAAAGGAAGGATGTGTGA
- the rpsI gene encoding 30S ribosomal protein S9 — protein sequence MAKEISDTINLGRGVGHRKTATARVYLRAGNGKITVNGKGADEYFTRPLLVDMLKQPLVVTETLDKYDVIIRCSGGGIAGQAGAARHGIARALCNKSEDYRPVLHSNGFMTRDSRMVERKKFGQKGARRKFQFSKR from the coding sequence ATGGCTAAAGAAATTTCAGATACCATCAATCTCGGCCGTGGCGTCGGCCATAGGAAAACTGCAACTGCGCGCGTATATCTGCGTGCTGGTAATGGAAAGATTACTGTCAATGGAAAAGGTGCCGATGAATATTTTACCAGACCTCTTCTTGTTGACATGCTCAAGCAGCCGCTTGTCGTAACAGAGACACTTGACAAATATGATGTTATCATCAGATGTTCCGGTGGCGGTATTGCCGGCCAAGCTGGTGCCGCACGTCATGGTATTGCCCGTGCGCTTTGCAATAAAAGCGAGGACTATCGTCCTGTCCTGCATTCCAATGGATTCATGACACGGGATTCCCGTATGGTTGAAAGGAAAAAGTTCGGCCAGAAGGGAGCAAGACGCAAGTTCCAGTTCAGCAAGCGTTGA
- the rplM gene encoding 50S ribosomal protein L13, producing MKTIFVKPLTMEKKWYLIDAEGKELGHVAVAAARILRGKNKPEYVPHQDMGDYVIIVNAAKAAMSGKKYTDKMYYRHSNYPGGFKAENYADVIARKPCFPMEHAIKGMLPNGPLGRKLFTNLKVYAGADHPHAAQQPIKVEL from the coding sequence ATGAAGACTATTTTTGTAAAGCCACTGACAATGGAGAAAAAATGGTATCTTATTGATGCCGAAGGCAAGGAGCTTGGACATGTTGCCGTTGCTGCTGCACGTATCCTCCGTGGCAAGAACAAACCTGAATATGTACCTCATCAGGATATGGGGGATTATGTTATTATCGTAAATGCAGCAAAGGCTGCAATGTCAGGGAAGAAGTATACTGACAAAATGTACTACAGGCATTCCAATTATCCTGGTGGTTTCAAAGCTGAGAATTATGCAGATGTAATTGCTCGAAAGCCTTGTTTCCCTATGGAACATGCCATTAAGGGTATGCTTCCCAATGGACCTCTTGGCAGAAAGCTTTTTACCAATTTGAAAGTATATGCAGGTGCAGATCATCCGCATGCAGCACAGCAACCTATCAAGGTAGAACTTTAA
- a CDS encoding ATP-dependent helicase, which yields MADLDKWLDDLNPAQKEAVLEMEHPLLVLAGAGSGKTRVITTKIAYCVERCGIKPWQILAVTFTNKAAGEMRNRVGQMLPDYDTNDFFIKTFHSFGVWLLRLHGDTIGLDHGFSIYDDADSLAVLSRAFPNERKKDLAPIMKLISKLKDIGLGPDDDLSSYSHMYEIKRYYRGYEDMLRNTGNVDFGDLIKLSIKVLDQSVDARNHVWNRFKVVLVDEYQDSNIAQFQLLRRLAGPDTRVCVVGDDDQSIYRFRGAEVRNILSFPEHYPGTRTVKLEQNYRSTDAILKLASCVIKHNKERYDKTLRTDRKGGEKPVLHIVSDETEEARQVADILMKDGKFDGSAVLYRTNAQSVPFETLFTRMGIPHKVVGALKFYDREEVKDVISLLYLFENSRDVVSFSRMINKPPRGIGNMTQEKILSLSEEFNGDVIASLKAACDRDLISARAKANALGFLDMMLKAYDMISADSLVNAAIYLIEQSGLKDFYQSKDLADKTDKVSNLDQLVNALSNYDSSEDGLLSFLEEVSLDHTKIGHDDPSEKPGVTLITMHNTKGLEFDRVFMVGLEENLFPGYGCETGSDDEAEERRIFYVASTRARSELHLFTAQSRKVWGHTEYGRLPSRFLSEIDKGLYEIVEKKTDRFSGYAGLSRLEEKRKWNGGSSYRSDYRSGTRKHSNLVTTGFSSKPRTFTYQQPEREDAAGSDFEVGDRVYSDRNGKGWIRKIDGSGDHMVLFVVYDTGKTAKYRAQFAMLEKIAKD from the coding sequence ATGGCTGATCTTGATAAATGGCTCGATGACTTGAACCCAGCTCAGAAAGAAGCTGTATTGGAAATGGAACATCCTCTGCTTGTACTTGCAGGGGCTGGGTCAGGAAAAACACGGGTCATCACGACAAAGATTGCTTATTGTGTCGAACGGTGCGGCATAAAGCCTTGGCAGATCCTTGCAGTGACTTTCACCAACAAAGCTGCCGGTGAGATGAGAAATAGGGTCGGACAGATGCTTCCTGACTATGATACGAATGATTTTTTCATCAAGACCTTTCATTCATTCGGAGTATGGTTGCTTAGGCTTCATGGAGATACCATTGGACTGGACCATGGCTTTTCCATCTATGATGATGCAGATTCCTTGGCTGTGCTTTCCCGTGCTTTTCCTAATGAACGTAAGAAAGATCTTGCTCCCATAATGAAGCTGATCAGCAAGCTCAAGGATATAGGCTTGGGACCTGATGACGATTTGTCCAGTTATTCCCATATGTATGAGATCAAAAGATATTACCGGGGATATGAAGATATGCTTCGCAATACCGGCAATGTAGATTTCGGAGATTTGATCAAACTTTCCATCAAGGTGCTGGATCAAAGTGTTGATGCGAGGAATCATGTCTGGAATCGGTTCAAGGTGGTTCTTGTCGATGAATATCAGGATTCCAATATTGCACAATTCCAGCTTCTGCGACGATTGGCAGGTCCTGATACACGTGTCTGTGTAGTCGGCGATGATGACCAGAGCATTTATCGTTTCCGTGGCGCGGAAGTGAGGAATATCCTGTCGTTTCCTGAACATTACCCTGGTACCAGGACCGTCAAGCTCGAACAGAATTACCGGTCTACCGATGCAATCCTGAAATTGGCTTCCTGTGTCATCAAGCATAACAAGGAACGATATGACAAGACGCTCAGAACTGATCGGAAGGGGGGAGAAAAACCCGTACTTCATATTGTTTCTGACGAAACGGAAGAAGCCAGACAGGTTGCAGACATACTGATGAAAGATGGCAAATTTGATGGATCTGCCGTGTTATACAGGACCAATGCCCAATCTGTACCTTTTGAAACACTTTTTACGCGGATGGGTATCCCTCATAAAGTTGTCGGAGCGCTCAAGTTCTATGACAGGGAAGAGGTCAAGGATGTGATTTCCTTGCTTTATCTGTTTGAGAACAGCAGGGATGTCGTCTCATTTTCCCGCATGATAAACAAACCTCCGAGAGGTATAGGAAATATGACACAGGAAAAGATCCTATCGTTGTCAGAGGAATTCAATGGCGATGTCATTGCTTCGCTCAAAGCGGCCTGTGACCGTGACCTCATTTCAGCCAGAGCCAAGGCCAATGCCTTGGGTTTCTTGGATATGATGTTGAAAGCTTATGATATGATTTCAGCAGATTCGTTGGTCAATGCTGCTATTTACCTGATTGAACAGTCCGGACTGAAAGACTTCTATCAGAGCAAAGACCTTGCAGACAAGACCGACAAGGTCTCAAACCTTGACCAGCTGGTCAATGCCCTCAGCAACTATGATTCTTCTGAAGATGGTTTGCTTTCATTCCTTGAAGAAGTTTCTCTTGACCATACAAAGATAGGGCATGATGACCCTTCAGAAAAGCCTGGAGTAACTTTGATTACGATGCATAATACGAAAGGCTTGGAATTTGACAGGGTTTTCATGGTGGGATTGGAAGAGAATCTTTTCCCTGGGTATGGATGTGAAACCGGCAGTGATGATGAGGCAGAGGAACGGCGGATTTTTTATGTTGCTTCGACTCGAGCCCGCAGTGAGCTTCACCTTTTTACTGCGCAATCCCGTAAAGTATGGGGCCATACTGAATATGGCAGGCTCCCCTCCCGTTTCCTCAGTGAGATCGATAAAGGGCTTTATGAGATTGTGGAAAAGAAAACAGACAGGTTTTCCGGTTATGCAGGTCTGAGCAGACTGGAGGAAAAAAGGAAATGGAACGGAGGATCATCTTACCGTTCTGATTATAGAAGTGGGACTCGTAAGCATAGTAATTTAGTCACTACAGGTTTTTCATCAAAGCCAAGGACTTTTACCTACCAACAGCCTGAAAGAGAGGATGCTGCCGGCTCTGACTTTGAGGTCGGGGACAGAGTATACAGTGACAGGAATGGGAAAGGCTGGATTAGAAAAATTGATGGAAGTGGCGATCATATGGTCCTTTTCGTCGTGTATGATACAGGGAAAACTGCAAAATATAGGGCTCAGTTCGCTATGTTGGAAAAAATAGCAAAGGATTGA
- the rimO gene encoding 30S ribosomal protein S12 methylthiotransferase RimO yields the protein MSKKVYLENLGCAKNQVDAEVMLKLLSDRGWQHVLDASQADLIIVNTCGFIEPARVESINAFFSLKALNPKAKLILSGCLAQRYADQLELPEADAIFGNRDLGRLNELLDEMEQDDGQVVLTPSYPDPDREDDQRNELLNFKGSAYLKISEGCDHRCAYCAIPIIRGPLRSRPAHRILDDARFLIHDKGVKEIDIIAQDLAAYGQDMDGKSHFMELLDDLCKIEGNYRYRLLYIHPDAFPPELVAFVQSHRQVLPYFDIPIQHVAVPVLRSMGRTGDADTYLSLVNKIRSGLPDAVIRTTMMLGYPGETEDDFKQLLAFVKEARFDWLGCFVYSREENTKAYALVSAETQKKNEKEAARRKKELESVQEAITAELLEKKFVGNVYDVLIEEKIEGEDLSIGRIYSQAPEVDGATVVMGRDLLPGMLVKAGIRGVNGVDLDAAVLEQYNG from the coding sequence ATGTCCAAGAAAGTATACTTGGAGAATCTGGGATGTGCTAAGAATCAAGTCGATGCTGAAGTTATGCTCAAGTTGCTCTCAGACCGTGGGTGGCAACATGTCTTGGATGCTTCACAGGCTGATCTTATCATCGTAAATACCTGTGGTTTCATAGAACCTGCAAGGGTGGAATCCATCAATGCATTTTTTTCTTTGAAAGCACTCAACCCAAAGGCGAAGCTCATACTTTCAGGTTGTCTTGCACAAAGGTATGCAGATCAATTGGAACTTCCGGAGGCTGACGCAATTTTCGGAAATAGAGATTTGGGAAGGTTGAATGAATTGCTGGATGAAATGGAACAGGATGACGGACAGGTTGTCCTGACTCCTTCATATCCTGATCCAGACAGAGAAGATGATCAGCGTAATGAACTGCTCAATTTCAAGGGAAGTGCCTATCTTAAAATCAGTGAAGGATGTGATCATCGCTGTGCCTATTGTGCGATTCCGATAATCAGAGGGCCCCTTCGTTCCCGTCCTGCTCATCGTATATTGGATGATGCCAGGTTCTTGATCCATGACAAGGGTGTAAAAGAAATAGATATCATTGCCCAGGATCTGGCTGCCTATGGCCAGGATATGGATGGTAAATCCCATTTCATGGAACTGTTGGATGATCTCTGTAAGATAGAAGGGAATTATCGGTATCGGTTACTGTATATTCATCCTGATGCTTTTCCTCCTGAGTTGGTTGCTTTTGTACAGTCCCACAGACAGGTCTTGCCTTATTTTGATATTCCTATCCAACACGTAGCAGTACCTGTCCTCCGTTCCATGGGACGGACCGGGGATGCCGATACCTATCTGAGCCTGGTCAATAAGATTCGTTCCGGCCTTCCTGATGCAGTAATCAGGACCACCATGATGCTGGGCTATCCAGGAGAGACGGAAGATGATTTCAAGCAATTGCTTGCATTTGTGAAAGAAGCCCGGTTTGATTGGCTTGGTTGTTTCGTCTATAGCAGGGAAGAAAATACAAAGGCATATGCATTGGTAAGTGCAGAGACGCAAAAGAAGAATGAAAAGGAAGCTGCCAGACGGAAAAAAGAGTTGGAGTCCGTACAGGAGGCTATTACTGCAGAACTTCTTGAAAAGAAATTCGTCGGGAATGTCTATGATGTACTTATTGAAGAGAAAATAGAAGGAGAAGACCTTTCCATCGGTAGGATATACAGCCAAGCACCGGAGGTTGATGGGGCAACTGTCGTCATGGGTAGGGACCTGTTGCCTGGTATGTTGGTAAAAGCTGGAATCAGAGGAGTCAACGGTGTAGACTTGGATGCTGCAGTTTTGGAGCAATACAATGGCTGA
- a CDS encoding ATP-binding cassette domain-containing protein has product MSSERKPLLSVKDLKQYFPITGGFLNRKVGDIRAVDGVSLDVYEGETLGIVGESGCGKSTTVRSIAQLYKPTSGSVIFDGHNLVTASESELMLARRQIQMIFQDPYASLDPRMTVRSIIAEPMVIYNKMHMLDTQMTDVQIEERVENLMERVGLNKVFKNRYPHEFSGGQRQRIGIARALALRPKIILADEPVSALDVSIQAQILNLLSDLQKDMGLTYLFIAHDLAVIQHISTRVAVMYLGKIMELSEAGELYDAPAHPYTQALLSAAPIPDPKIERKRQRIILNGDVPSPDKERIGCYFEARCSKRMPWCTCHIPPFFDIDDKHKVACWLYDKKRDYSKVSEKEAMQDFQQHRVPAEKK; this is encoded by the coding sequence ATGAGCAGTGAAAGAAAACCCTTGTTGTCCGTAAAGGATCTGAAACAATATTTTCCGATTACAGGCGGTTTCCTGAATCGCAAGGTCGGAGATATCAGGGCTGTTGATGGTGTGTCTCTTGATGTGTATGAAGGTGAGACCCTGGGAATCGTAGGTGAGTCCGGCTGTGGTAAATCTACAACAGTCAGGTCCATTGCCCAGCTTTACAAACCAACCAGTGGTTCGGTGATATTTGATGGACATAATCTTGTAACGGCGTCCGAATCAGAACTTATGTTGGCCAGACGTCAGATCCAAATGATCTTTCAGGATCCATATGCTTCTCTTGATCCTAGGATGACTGTTCGCTCTATCATTGCAGAGCCAATGGTTATCTATAACAAGATGCATATGCTGGATACCCAGATGACTGATGTGCAGATTGAGGAACGGGTCGAGAACTTAATGGAACGGGTTGGCCTGAATAAAGTCTTCAAGAACAGATATCCACATGAGTTTTCCGGCGGACAACGTCAGAGGATCGGTATTGCCCGTGCCCTTGCTTTGCGGCCAAAAATCATTCTGGCTGATGAACCTGTTTCTGCTCTTGATGTTTCTATTCAAGCCCAGATACTGAACCTTTTGTCAGATTTACAGAAAGATATGGGATTGACGTATCTGTTCATTGCTCATGATTTGGCTGTTATTCAGCATATTTCAACCAGAGTTGCCGTTATGTATTTGGGAAAAATCATGGAATTGTCAGAAGCTGGCGAATTATATGATGCACCAGCTCATCCATATACACAGGCTTTGCTTTCTGCTGCTCCCATTCCGGATCCCAAGATTGAAAGGAAAAGACAGCGCATTATCCTGAATGGTGATGTGCCTTCGCCGGACAAGGAACGAATCGGGTGTTACTTTGAAGCCCGCTGTTCCAAGCGTATGCCTTGGTGTACTTGCCATATTCCTCCGTTTTTTGATATTGATGACAAGCATAAGGTGGCCTGTTGGCTATATGACAAAAAACGTGATTATAGTAAAGTCAGTGAAAAGGAAGCTATGCAGGATTTTCAGCAGCATCGTGTGCCTGCAGAGAAAAAATAA